One Bacteriovorax sp. PP10 DNA window includes the following coding sequences:
- a CDS encoding HD-GYP domain-containing protein, producing the protein MLEIFSEIDIVICTESFSTKIFENLIKNYEESKKAIDVLVLGNVRTPYPQARSIKYPSSPRKIINSLKEILGIKDEVEEQGDVKLRTLVGEAPAAITYSAINRLYFKELHQVKFPFNVYSRIKKNSGFEYLLKISAGATLSENEMERLMLRTGKEFFVMDKNFEEASLFLHENLMNKFHQENITTEKKMHLNSDCFEIIMDLFKNETIDKSISIVVKQLISSWKQAIVDPESLNNFISNPINKKLFYGYRHSYMTCLLMLQCSKHFVFRIERIEIKMLYLCLFHDMTLQNERLLKLHHNFEKERGQLSEEEMIIVLEHSHRAALKLESMINSPEELISLIREHHGMKSGKMFADNLSLSISPLNMVFMVVEDFVTNFINAWDKSADENLAQEQIGVIVNELKVKYSKLIYKDAVDALEKIVNAG; encoded by the coding sequence ATGTTAGAAATATTTTCTGAAATAGATATCGTTATCTGTACTGAAAGTTTCTCCACTAAAATTTTTGAAAACCTGATTAAAAATTACGAAGAATCCAAAAAGGCCATCGATGTCCTGGTATTAGGAAATGTGAGAACACCTTACCCACAGGCCAGGTCAATTAAGTATCCATCAAGTCCAAGAAAGATCATTAATTCACTAAAAGAGATTTTAGGTATAAAGGACGAAGTAGAAGAGCAGGGCGATGTTAAGTTGCGCACCTTAGTTGGTGAAGCCCCGGCAGCGATAACATACTCTGCTATTAACAGGCTCTATTTTAAAGAATTACATCAAGTAAAATTTCCTTTCAATGTTTATAGCAGAATAAAAAAGAATAGCGGGTTTGAGTACCTCTTAAAAATTTCAGCAGGGGCGACATTATCAGAAAATGAGATGGAAAGGCTGATGCTTCGAACAGGTAAAGAATTTTTCGTCATGGATAAAAACTTTGAAGAGGCTTCTTTATTTTTGCATGAAAATTTAATGAATAAGTTTCATCAAGAAAATATAACAACTGAAAAAAAGATGCATCTCAACTCTGATTGTTTTGAAATCATTATGGATCTTTTTAAAAATGAAACAATAGATAAGTCGATTTCTATAGTTGTAAAACAACTTATTAGTTCATGGAAGCAGGCAATCGTCGATCCGGAATCCTTGAATAACTTTATAAGTAACCCCATTAATAAAAAACTGTTTTATGGTTACAGACATAGTTATATGACTTGTTTGTTAATGCTTCAGTGCTCTAAGCATTTTGTCTTCAGGATTGAAAGAATCGAAATTAAAATGCTCTATCTATGTTTATTTCATGACATGACTCTTCAAAATGAACGCCTGCTAAAGCTTCATCATAATTTCGAAAAAGAACGTGGACAGTTATCCGAAGAGGAAATGATTATAGTGCTAGAGCACTCTCATCGGGCAGCGCTCAAGTTGGAGTCGATGATCAATTCTCCAGAAGAGCTGATTTCGCTGATTCGAGAACACCATGGAATGAAGAGTGGCAAAATGTTTGCGGATAATCTTAGTTTAAGTATTTCACCGTTAAATATGGTTTTTATGGTGGTTGAGGATTTTGTCACAAATTTCATAAATGCTTGGGATAAGTCAGCGGATGAGAATTTAGCACAAGAGCAGATAGGCGTGATAGTAAATGAGTTAAAAGTTAAATACAGTAAACTAATTTATAAAGATGCAGTAGATGCCTTAGAAAAAATAGTGAATGCCGGATAA
- a CDS encoding MarC family protein has translation MDAINFKEFFSVTLILFSVIDILGALPFIIDLKRKFKKIDALKITIVSGLLLYSFLFIGESILTLFGVDVQSFAVAGGLIMFFLGLEMVLNIEIFKHDPQLSQSSPIVPLAFPLIAGAGSMTTLISLNAEYHRINIILGVFFNLIFVFFVLRASAFIDKKVGVTGSIILRKFFGTILLAMAIRLIKKNIVGI, from the coding sequence ATGGATGCAATAAATTTCAAAGAATTCTTCTCAGTTACACTTATTCTATTCTCGGTCATCGATATCCTTGGTGCCTTGCCATTCATTATTGACCTGAAAAGAAAATTTAAAAAAATAGATGCTTTAAAGATCACCATTGTGTCTGGTCTTCTTCTTTATTCTTTTTTGTTTATTGGTGAGTCCATCCTGACTCTTTTTGGAGTTGATGTTCAATCCTTCGCCGTTGCCGGTGGTCTGATCATGTTCTTTCTTGGATTAGAAATGGTCTTGAACATTGAAATCTTCAAACACGATCCTCAACTTTCTCAATCGTCTCCTATCGTTCCTCTGGCCTTCCCGTTAATTGCGGGTGCCGGATCAATGACAACACTTATTTCATTGAACGCTGAATACCACAGGATCAATATTATCCTGGGAGTCTTCTTTAACCTGATCTTTGTCTTTTTTGTGTTGAGAGCTTCTGCTTTTATCGATAAAAAAGTGGGAGTCACTGGAAGCATCATTCTAAGAAAGTTCTTTGGAACAATCCTTCTGGCCATGGCGATTCGTTTAATTAAAAAGAACATTGTCGGAATCTAG
- a CDS encoding L,D-transpeptidase codes for MIRNIFVSSTLAVVLALGAQPASAGLLDGIFANKYEITLPEEAVNKVIGVRLEDVVNNFSNLVPGLVNLSNHVKKNPALFFKNGEVLVVHNVFMSKLPENRDGQVTVNLTAYVKYKGVSNFEKLTVNYSNRALTPADLSIVTDEVINLKTMAFKVQVGLVDRKVIVTDDADKVKMVFPNGVGGFDEGVLNEGTVSLLTPRFHNGFLDQRAVISKREKPRYFDGKPFIRILKGPSLVDDMTAIGFHTEINDEFVRGFDSHGCMRLRLPDLMMLHDLIMDGGVQQTPITVLYRTKDQADHPAGKRNKLYKTVSNTGTVESPFFPLDKDNLVQLRYKEAVAPMDKLVDLKDDNYEDVFSYDTQLQLQDQNARRKNECKAKLMAGKIGTKEKDMEACLNAGKRQGSATDGIYRKWMGIGYIGSPDLF; via the coding sequence ATGATTAGAAACATTTTTGTTTCATCAACATTAGCAGTCGTTTTAGCATTGGGAGCACAACCTGCTTCAGCTGGACTTCTTGATGGCATATTTGCTAACAAATACGAAATTACGCTTCCAGAAGAAGCAGTAAACAAAGTTATTGGTGTAAGACTTGAAGACGTTGTTAATAACTTTTCAAACCTTGTTCCAGGACTTGTGAATCTTTCAAACCACGTTAAAAAAAATCCAGCTCTATTCTTTAAGAACGGAGAAGTTCTGGTTGTTCATAATGTTTTCATGAGTAAACTTCCGGAAAACAGAGATGGACAGGTAACGGTTAACCTTACTGCATATGTTAAGTATAAAGGTGTATCGAACTTCGAAAAATTAACAGTTAACTATAGCAACCGCGCTTTAACTCCAGCTGATTTATCAATCGTAACTGACGAAGTGATCAACTTAAAAACTATGGCCTTCAAGGTTCAAGTTGGTTTAGTTGATAGAAAAGTGATCGTGACTGACGATGCTGATAAAGTAAAAATGGTTTTCCCTAACGGTGTTGGTGGATTCGACGAAGGTGTTTTAAACGAAGGAACTGTAAGTCTTCTTACTCCACGTTTCCACAATGGATTTCTTGACCAAAGAGCAGTTATCTCTAAAAGAGAAAAGCCAAGATACTTCGATGGAAAGCCTTTCATCAGAATCTTAAAAGGACCTTCGCTAGTTGACGATATGACAGCAATCGGATTTCACACTGAAATCAACGATGAATTCGTAAGAGGATTTGACTCTCACGGATGTATGAGACTTCGTCTTCCGGATTTAATGATGCTTCACGATCTAATTATGGATGGTGGTGTTCAACAAACTCCAATCACTGTTCTTTATAGAACAAAAGATCAGGCAGATCACCCTGCTGGAAAGAGAAACAAGCTCTACAAAACAGTTTCAAACACTGGAACAGTAGAAAGCCCATTCTTTCCTCTTGATAAGGACAATTTAGTTCAACTTAGATACAAAGAAGCAGTAGCTCCAATGGATAAGTTAGTTGACCTTAAAGACGATAACTACGAAGACGTGTTCAGCTACGATACTCAGCTTCAGCTACAAGACCAGAATGCTCGTCGTAAAAATGAGTGTAAGGCAAAACTTATGGCCGGTAAGATCGGAACAAAAGAAAAAGACATGGAAGCTTGTTTGAACGCTG